One region of Schistocerca gregaria isolate iqSchGreg1 chromosome 7, iqSchGreg1.2, whole genome shotgun sequence genomic DNA includes:
- the LOC126281463 gene encoding cytochrome c oxidase assembly protein COX16 homolog, mitochondrial, whose amino-acid sequence MGSKNKFLRYGLPFVTMVVVGSFGLKEFSEVRYKFRKFMPLKPEEVEKANIKMKKPGEVTLESEYEKLKQIDIDNWQSIRGPRPWEEDTLHKKDKKSA is encoded by the exons ATGGGTTCGAAAAACAAATTTCTGCGATATGGACTACCGTTTGTGACGATGGTTGTGGTTGGATCATTTGGTTTAAAAGAATTTTCCGAGGTTAG GTACAAATTCAGGAAGTTCATGCCCCTAAAACCTGAAGAAGTCGAAAAGGCCAACATAAAAATGAAGAAACCTGGTGAAGTGACTTTAGAAAGCGAATACGAAAAATTGAAGCAG attGACATTGATAACTGGCAAAGCATAAGAGGTCCAAGGCCGTGGGAAGAAGACACTCTCCACAAGAAGGATAAAAAATCAGCATAA